A stretch of Schistocerca americana isolate TAMUIC-IGC-003095 chromosome 3, iqSchAmer2.1, whole genome shotgun sequence DNA encodes these proteins:
- the LOC124605366 gene encoding rab GDP dissociation inhibitor alpha, protein MDEEYDAIVLGTGLKECIISGMLSVSGKKVLHVDRNKYYGGESASITPLEELFARFGAPSPGETYGRGRDWNVDLIPKFLMANGSLVKLLIHTGVTRYLEFKSVEGSYVYKGGKISKVPVDQKEALASDLMGMFEKRRFRNFLVYVQDLKEDDPKTWKETDPNTCTMQQLYDKFGLDKNTQDFTGHALALYRDDDYLNRSAIETIRRIKLYSDSLSRYGKSPYLYPMYGLGELPQGFARLSAIYGGTYMLDKPIDEIVLENGRVVGVRSGEEVARCKQVYCDPSYVPDKVKKTGQVIRCICLMDHPVPNTRDALSTQIIIPQKQVGRKSDIYVSLVSFTHQVAAKGWFIAMVSTTVESENPEAEIRPGLDLLGPIRQKFVSVSDYYEPTDLGSESQIFISTSYDATTHFETTCLDVLDIFRRGTGEDFDFSKVKLDLGDEEQ, encoded by the coding sequence ATGGATGAAGAATACGACGCAATTGTTCTCGGAACGGGACTGAAGGAATGTATTATAAGTGGTATGCTGTCTGTTTCCGGTAAGAAAGTACTACACGTTGATCGGAACAAGTACTACGGTGGCGAGTCGGCCTCCATCACACCGCTGGAAGAACTTTTTGCACGTTTCGGTGCTCCTTCTCCTGGTGAAACCTACGGAAGAGGTAGAGACTGGAATGTGGATCTCATCCCGAAATTTTTGATGGCAAATGGCTCCTTAGTAAAGTTGTTGATTCATACTGGAGTTACACGATATCTAGAATTCAAATCTGTAGAAGGTAGCTATGTTTACAAAGGTGGCAAAATTTCGAAGGTTCCTGTCGACCAGAAAGAAGCATTAGCTTCTGATTTGATGGGAATGTTTGAGAAGCGGCGCTTTCGCAATTTTCTTGTATATGTCCAGGATCTGAAAGAAGATGATCCGAAAACTTGGAAAGAAACAGATCCGAATACATGTACAATGCAGCAGTTATATGACAAATTCGGTCTTGACAAGAACACACAAGATTTTACGGGACACGCATTAGCATTGTACAGAGATGACGATTATTTGAATCGTAGCGCAATCGAAACGATTCGCAGGATTAAGTTGTATAGTGATTCCTTGTCCCGGTATGGAAAATCTCCGTATTTGTACCCGATGTACGGTCTTGGAGAGCTACCTCAGGGGTTCGCTCGTCTTAGTGCAATATATGGCGGTACGTACATGCTTGACAAGCCAATTGATGAAATTGTTTTGGAAAACGGCCGTGTCGTTGGTGTACGATCAGGGGAAGAAGTGGCACGTTGTAAACAAGTTTATTGCGATCCGTCGTACGTCCCAGACAAGGTGAAAAAGACGGGCCAGGTCATTCGCTGTATCTGTCTCATGGATCATCCAGTACCAAATACAAGGGATGCTCTGTCAACACAGATCATCATTCCTCAGAAGCAAGTGGGACGTAAGTCTGATATATATGTGTCACTTGTAAGTTTCACTCACCAGGTAGCAGCCAAGGGTTGGTTCATTGCTATGGTTTCAACCACTGTTGAATCTGAGAACCCTGAAGCAGAAATAAGACCTGGTTTGGATTTGCTTGGCCCTATACGCCAAAAATTTGTCAGTGTAAGCGATTACTACGAACCAACAGACTTGGGGAGTGAAAGTCAGATATTTATTTCCACATCATACGATGCCACTACTCATTTTGAAACAACTTGTCTGGATGTATTGGACATTTTCCGCCGAGGTACGGGTGAAGACTTCGATTTTTCAAAAGTTAAGCTTGATCTTGGTGATGAGGAACAGTAA